The Deinococcus hopiensis KR-140 sequence GTGACTGGCGTTTCCTGCTCATACAGGTCAATCAGAATCTGGCCCTTGCCCGTATCGAACAGCGCGTAGTAATCCTGCCTCCCCTGCAGCGCCAGGGCGGGCGCGGCCTTGAAGGTGCGCACGGGCTTGCTGGAGAGGGGCGGAACCAGCGTGTAGCCCGCCGGGAGGGGGCCTGGCTTGGTGCTCGCGGCGCCGGCCGGAGCCTTGGTGGCCCCCGCCTTGGTGGTCTGCGCCTGCGTGGTCTGGGCAGCGGCCGAAGCGAGCAGGGCGGCGAGCAGCACGGCGTGGATAGAAGCGGCCTGTTTCATTCAGGAGCAGTCTAGCGGCTCCTGAATGGGCCAGATGAAGCTGGAGTCTTGCCAACTGCCTCTACACTGGGCGGGTGATCGTGACGATAGACGGCGTGGCCGCGAGTGGAAAATCGAGCGTGGCGTCCGGCGTGGCGCGGGCGCTGGGCATCCCCTACGTCAGTTCGGGGCTGCTGTACCGCGCCGCGACGCAGCTGGGACGGGAAGCGGGGGTACGCTTGGGCGACGCGGCGGCCCTGCTGACCCACCTGCGGGCCCGGCCGCTGCGGCTTGAAGCGCTGCCGGAGGGCAACCGGGTGTGGCAGGGTGAGCGGGACCTGACGGACGAACTGCATTCCTCCCAGGTGGATGCGGGCGTGAGCGTGGTCGCCGCGCTCCCCGAGGTGCGGGCGTGGGTGGACGACCAGCTGCGCGCCCTGCCCGCCCCCTTCGTGGCCGAGGGCCGCGATATGGGCACCAACGTGTTTCCGCAGGCCCGGGCCAAGTTCTACCTGACCGCCAGCGCCCGGGTGCGCGCCGAGCGCCGCTCGCAGGAGCGACCCGAGGACGTCGACGCCGTGGAAGCCGCCCTTATCGAGCGTGACCGCCGCGACGCCGGTCAGAGTGCCCCTGCGCCCGACGCCCACGTAATCGACACAGGGCCGCTGACGCTGGAGGGCGTGATCGAGACGATCCTCCAGGTCCTGCCTACGCCCACCGCCTGAATCCGCCTGTCCATTCCGGCAGCAAAACGCCGCTCCTCCCACCTGGGAGGAGCGGCATTCTTGCGCGGGAGGCGTCAGAGCTTGAGCAGTTCCAGCACGTACTTGTTGAAGGGGCTGTCGTCGGGGGTGCCCTGACTGGGATCGTCACCCTCAGACTTGCACAAGATGTTGCAGCTCGACACTTCGAGGTAATACGTGCCCGCCGCGGGCAGCGTGTAGGTCAGCGAGGAATCCTGGCCGTTGCTGTCGTCGTTGAAGGTTAGCTTCTTGCCGGCCGCGTCGCGCAGCACCAGGAAGGAGTCGAGCTGCCCGCCCATGGTCGTGCGGGCGTACACGTTGGCCTCGATCTTGTCGCCCGCCGCGCCTTGGAACGAGAAGTAGTCCACGTCCCGCTCCTTCCCGAAGATGTAGGCCTGCTGCGCCTTGGCGTTGTACGTGATGGGCGTGGCCTGGGCGGGTGTGTCGTTGGGCTCGTAGGGGTCCACCGGGTTGAGGTTCACCGTGCCCTTGACGAGCACCACACGCTGTGGCGCGACCGTGCTGAGCTGAGCTCCCGACGTAACGGTTAGCTTGCCCACGTAGGTGTCGCGCTCCTCGGGACTGCCGCCCGTGAGGCTCAGGTCCGGGGTGGCGACGCGCACCGTGTAGGTGCCGGGCGCGATGGACACGAAGTTGGCGTAACCCTCGGCGTTGGTCTGCACGCCGTACACGGCCCCGTCAGCCCCGTCGCCCTCCAGTATCACGTCGGCCAGGATGCCCGGCACGTAGCCGCCGGGAGTCTGAATCTCCACCTTCACGCGGGCCGCACCGCCCTTGTCGGGCATGGGGCCGTTCTTGAGGCGGACGGCGAGCTTGTCCATGCGGATCAGACCGGAGCCGGTCTCACGGTCAAAGCCCCCGCTGCTGCCCACCGTGGGATCGGCCGTCTCCTCCATCAGGCGGCGCACCTGGTGAGGATCAAGTTCGGGGTGTGCGCCCAGAATCACGGCGGCGGCCCCAGCGGTATAGGGCCCCGAGAACGAGGTGCCGCTGATCAGCTGGTAGCCGCTCCCCCCGGGCGCGGTATAGCCCGACTTGCGGCTGCCGTTGGCGTTGAGAAACAGTGGGGAGGCCAGCAGCACGTCCACGCCCGGCGCGGCGACGCTGATGTGCCGCCCAAAGGTGGAAAAGCTCGCCTTGTCGTTGTTGATGTCCAGCGCTGCCGAGGCGATCACGCCCGGCAGCTGTGCCGGGTTACGCCACTCCTCGCGCGCCGAGTTGCCCGCCGACACGACCACCACGACGTTGCGCTCCAGCGCGTAGTCGAAGGCTTCTTTGACCAGTGGTGCGTAGCCCAGGCCACCCCAGGAGTTGTTCAGCACCTGTACGCCCTGGTTCACAGACCAGATGACCCCGCGCGCCACGTAGTAGTCGCCGATAAAGCCGGGCTCGAAGATGGCCGCGCTGTAGAACTTCGCGCCTGGAGCCACCCCCGCGATGCCCTTGCCATCCTTGGCTGCCGCGATGGTGGAGGCCACCGCCGTGCCGTGCTCGATCTCGGCGTCCACCTTCTGGTCCAGCTTGCCGTCAAAGGCGTCGATGGCGTCAATCCAGCTCTGCACATCGGTGTAGGTGGTGTTGGTCACCGGATCGTACGCCTTGCCCGCCCAGTTGGGACGCAGGTCGGGGTGCGAGACGTCCACGGGATCGTCGACCACGCCGACCTTGACCCCCTGGCCGGTGTAACCCATGTCCCAGGCGGCCTTGGCGTGCAGGTGGTTGGCGTCCAGCGCGTACTGCGGCAGCTGATCAAACACCTGGTTAACGGCCTGCGCGCCCACGGCGTCGTGGTGAACCGGGGCCTCACGGCGCTCGACGTTCTGGGCCGAGGCGTACAGCACCTGACCCTGACGCATCAGGGCGACGCCCACGGCACGGGCGTCTTTGCCCGCGGGCAGTTCGATCAGCGCCACGTTCAGCTCGGGAATCTGGTCGAGCACACGCCCGCCCAGGCTGGCCGCGAGCGCCGCCGCGTCTTCTCCCTGCAGCTTGGCGACGAGCTGGTTGCGGACGTACATCTCGCCGCTCTTGGTGGTCACGACCTGGGCCGGGTCAATCTGGGAATCGGCGGGCCGGGCGGGGGCTCCCGCCGTCTGACCGGGAGCGGTGGCGACCGGAGAGGTGGTCTGCTGACCGCAGGCCGCGAGCAGCGCGGTCAGGGCCAGGGCAGCAAGGGACATTCTTTTCATGGGGACTCCTCGACTTGCGCTCGGTGGAGGGTGGGGCGCGGTGGCCCCACCGGGGAAAAAAACAGGCGGGGCTCGGGCTTACTCGCGGGTGGTGAAGTCGTTGACCTCGGCGGCCTGCTGGCGCACACCTCCAGGCACGATCAGGGCAGCGGTGTCGGGATCGCTGTAGACCGAGTAGGCTGCCACGTAGTTTGCCGCCGAGGCGGGCTTGCTGGGGTCCATCAGGCGGTAGGCGTACGCCTTGTTGAGGAACCAGCTGTAGCGGCGGTTGGCCTGCAGCGGGATCACGCTGCTGCCCAGCAGCCCGTTCTCGAACTGGTGCGGCACGCTCAGGACGTCGCTGGCCGGGTCGTAGGTCACCGTGTCGTTCTCGGTCTTGGGATCGTTATCGGTGGCCCAGCTGCCGCGGAACACGTAGTACAGGTTGCTGCCCTGCAGGTTACTCAGGATCTGGGTCTCGGGGGTGCCGCCCGCGTCAAAGCCCTTGCGCAGGACCAGGCGCCGCGCCGCGTAGGCGTAGCTCTCGCCCGTCACGAAGTCCGCCACGCGCAGGTCCATCTGGGCACCGGTCGCGCCCATGGAAAAGAGGTTCATCTTCAGCGTGTAGGTAGGCGTCAGCTCCACGCCGTGCACGTCCTTGGCGGGACTGAGCAGCTGCGGGTGGAACTGGGGCAGGGTGTGGGTGCTGGGCATCGCCGGGTCCGCGCTCGCGGCCTCGTTGCTGCCCACCGCGACCACCTTGTAGAAGTAGTCCTGATCGGTGATGAGGGTGGCTGTGTTGTCACTCACCGTGCAGCGCCGGGTGGTGGCCTTGGCGTCGGCAGGCGCAGCGCACTGCTTGCTGCCCGCAAAGGCGACCTGGGTGTAGGGGCCGGCCGCGCTGGTGGCGCGCAGCACCCGGAAACCGGTGTAGCCGCCCAGATCCACGGGCGCGTCCCAGGAGGTGGTGACCCACAGGTTCGTGCCGCTCGTGGGGGCGTCGGGAGTGCGGGTGCCGTACAGGTAGTCGATGCGCTCACTGAGGGTGTAGGCCACGGCGCGCACGTTGGCGGGGGCCACCACAGTGCTCGCCGCTGTGCGGTTGACCGTGATGGGCACCAGATACGCCACCCGGTTGTAGTTGAAGTCCAGCCCCACCACCTGCAGGTACACGTCGCCCTTGAGACCGGTGGGGTCGAGGCTGACCAGGCCGCTGTCCTGGCCCGCGCCATTCGGGTCCACGCCGGGCGTCACGTAGCCGGGGTCCTGCTCGTACAACCCGGTGCCGGGGCGCACGTCGGCCCAGTTGCCCTGGGCGTCGATGGTGACCAGCGAGAACAGGAAGTACCGCATCACGCGCGGCGTATCGCTGTTCTTGACGGTATAGGCGCGCACATCCACGGTGTCGTTGAACGCCGTGCCAGGCGAGAGTTCCTTCCAGCTCGACACCTCGCCGTTGGCGTCCAGGGTGGCGGGCAGTTCCAGCTTGAGCTGGGGCACGTCGGCGGTGGCATTCGGGTCTGCCGAGGCGAACTGGGCCACCTTGACACGGGTGTTGATGCCCGCCTTCGCGACGGCCCCGTCGAACTCGGAGCCGGCGGATTTGCTCTTGAGAAAAACCAGATCGTAGGTGCCTTCGGGAATCTTGGCGAACTCCACATAGCCCTGAGCGTTCGTGGTGGCCTTGCCCACGGCCGTACTGCGCTGGCCCGTGCGGTAGAGGTAGACCGTGCTGCCCTCGACGGCCGTCCCGCGGTTGGAGCGCACCACATCGGCCGACAGGGTGGCCGTGCCCTTACCCAGTACCGAGTCGACGGGAACGCCGCCAGTCTCGGGCGTAGGCGTGGTATTGACGGGCGAGTTACAGGCTCCCAGGAGCAGGGCACCCGACAGGAGAACGAAAGGCAACGTGCGCTGTAATTTCATGTGGACTCCTTGAATGCCGGAAGACCTGCGGTTCGTGGGGGACGTCCGAGCCTGAAAAATATTGCTCGGCGTCTAAAAATGCAGCCGTTTATCCGGTGGGACGCACTATAGCTCCCGCCTTCACCCCAATCAAATGTCATTCATAGGCGCCCTTTCTTCCAATCTGTCATTCCGGACGCTTCTTACTGGAAGAAATCAGGGTTGATAAATCTTTTTACATATCGAATAAAAGTGCCTGATTTTCCTTGCATTTGTTAATATAAAACCGTTGAGAATATTCTAATGAAGTTCACTAACCGGCCCCAGTGCCACCACCGTCGGAGACTCGAAGGGGCAGAGATTCAGCACTGCGCGCACGTCGGCCAGGGTCACCCTGGCCGAGCGCTCGACGAGTTCCCCGGTTGACAGGGCCTGCCCCAGGGCAAGATGTTCCATCCCCAGCGCGAAGAGACGCCCCTGGGGCGTCTCGGACCGCAGCAGCGTGCCCACCGCCAGCTTGCGTGCGGCGCGGCGAACGGCTGTTTCCGTGATGGCTCCGGGAGCGTCGGCCAGCACCCGGCGGTAGGCGTCCAGCACCTCCTGCGTACGGCCAGGATCGCAGGAAAAGCCGCCCTCAAAGCTCCCCACGTCACGGTAGTCGAGATGCGCGAGGTCTGCGCTGTCGGCGAGGCCGGTATCCAGCAGCGCCCAGTACAGCAGGCCGTTTTCCCCGCCGATCAGTTCAGACAGCACCACCGCCGCTTCCCGGAGGGGATGGGCAGCGGGCAGGCCGGGCACGGCGAGGGCCACCTGCGCGCGGGTCAGGCGCTCGTCGCCCATCAGGCACAGGGTGCCGGGGGCGGCGGGAGGCGGCGTATCACGCGCCGGAACGGAAGCTGTCCGGGCCGGCCAGCCTCGCAGCGCGTCCTCAGCCCAAGCTTGCACGCTCCCCGCGTCAAAGGCCCCCACCACGGCCAGGGTCACCGCGTCCGCCCCGTAGCGCTCGCGGTGGTTGCGCACCAACACGTCGCGGGTCAGGCCACGTACCGTGTCGGACGTGCCCAGGACCGAGTGCCCCAGCGGGTGCGCGCCCCAGTAGGCCGCACGCAACCCATCGGTCACCCGCACGGCCGGCTGCTCGGCGTACATGGCGATCTCTTCCAGAATCACGCCGCGCTCGGTGTCAATCTCCTCCGGACGCAGGGCCGGGCGCATCAACTCGGTCAGGGTGCCCAGCAGCTCGGAGGTGTCTTCGGGCAGGGCCGCCGCGTGGTACACGGTGGCTTCCTCGCTGGTAAAGGCATTTGCGTGCCCACCGAGTTCGTCCAGGCGCACGTTGAGTTCGCGCGCGCCCACCTCCTCGGAGCCCTTGAACATCAGGTGTTCCAGGAAATGGGAGGCGCCCATCTCCTCCGGGCGCTCATCCCGCGCGCCCGTTGCCACGAAGTATCCCGCAGCCACCGTCTGGGCATCGTCCTGGGGTTCAAGGAGCAGGGTCAGGCCGTTTGAAAGGCGGTGAAGCAGGGTCATTCGGAAACCTCCTGTCCAGGACCGAGGGAGACGACGGTGGCCTCCACTGCCGGGTGGTATCCCGCCAGAAAGCGGTTCACCTTCTCCAGCGTCAGGGCAGCGAGCGAGGCGCGCAGTGCGGCGACGGGACGGACGTGTCCGAACACCGCGAGGTCCCGGGTCAGGGTATTTGCCCGGCCACGCAGGCTCTCGGCCCCAAACACCACGCTGGCGGTGAGGCCCCGGCGTGCCCGCTCGAACTCGGCTTCGGTCAACCCCTGCGGCAACCGGGCGAGTTCGGCCAGCAGCACGGTCAGGGTTTCGGGCGCGCGGTCGGGCGTACTGGCTGCGTAGGCGCTGAGAAAGCCCTGCCCACCCAGCAGCAGGGACGAGGCCGAGACGTGGTAGGCCAGGCCCCGCTCCTCACGCACCGTGTGAAAGAGGCGGCTGGCACTGCCGCCGGAAAGTGCCGTCAGGGCAAGTTGCCATGCCAGCCAGCCCGGGTCATGCGGCGAGACGCCAGGGGCAGTGACGCTGAGGTGCGTCTGCTCGGCGTCCCCGTGCGGCAGGTGGACGCGCAGACCCGGCTGAAAGAGGGCAGGAACGGTGTGCGCCTCGCCCGCGTGCCAGTCGGAGAAGGTGCGCTCCAGCAGCGCCCGCACCTCCACCGCGTCCGCATCGGCCACCACGCCCAGGACGCTGCCCGCCGCGCCGTACCTCCGCACGAAGGCGCGCAGACCCGCCACACTCAGCTGGGCCAGGCCCTCCGGGGTACCGCTGGCCGGGTGGGCATACCCGGCGAAGGGCGAGCCTTGCGGCCGGGGAAAGGTCAGCCGGCGCGCCTCCAGGGCAAGCAGATCGGGGGGGCTGTCCTCCAGGCCTTCCAGGTCCTGCCGGGCGAGATCGGTGAGGATGGGCAGTTCCTGGGGCGGCAGGGTGGGCCGCAGCACGAGGTCTGCGAGGAGACCCAGGGCCGCGGGCAGATCCGCCGTGAGGCCACTGAGGCTGAGGCGGGTGGCTTCTGACCCCACGCCCCCGCCCCGGCGCACGCCCAGATCGTCGAGGGCGTCTTGCAGCGCGCGGGCATCGCGGTCCCCGGCACCCTTGTACCGCCACTCCTCCAGCACGCCCGCGGCGCCCTCCTGCCCTACGGGGTCGTGGGCGCTGCCCACCGGAATGCGCAGGTCCAGGGCAAAGCCGGGTGCGGCGCGGCGCTCAAAGGCCACGGTGAGGCCGCCCTCCAGGGTCCAGACGTGGGCGGCAATCGGGGCGGTCAGGGGCACCGGCGGATTGTAGCGCTGCCACGCGGCGAAACCGGGAGGGAGGTTACGGGGCGGCCGAGTCGCCCGCCCGCACCAGTTCCGGTGGAGGTGGAGCGCGCAGGGTCAGCGGCTCTCCCGTCACCGGATGGACGAAGGTGAGCTGCTCGGCGTGCAGCAGGTAACCGCCGTCTCCGGGCAGGCCCGGCAGGTCTGGGAGGGGTAGACCGCCCACCGCGTACAGCGGGTCCCCGACGAGGGGATGCCCCACCGAGGCGAGGTGAATGCGAATTTGGTGCGGGCGGCCCGTGTGAATGTCCACCTCGAACAGCGTCTCCCCTGCCCTTCCCGAGTCTGCAGCGCGGCGTTCCAGCACCCGCGCCACGCTCCGCGACGCCTTGCCCACCGCACTTGCCGCGTACACCGTGCCCAAGCGGGGATGCGGAACCGGACCGATAGGCGTCGTGATGGTGCGTTCCTCGTCCAGGGCAACGCCCGCCGCCAGCGCCCGGTAGCGTTTCTGGACTTCGCGCTCCCGCCAGGCGCGGGACAATGCCGTCCCCGCCTCCGCTGTGCGGGCGAACAACACCAGTCCAGAAGTGCCCCGGCCCAGACGGTGCAGCGGGCTGGCTCCCGGAAACTGTGCCCGCACCCCGGTCAGCAGCGTGTGGTCCTGAAACCCCCCACCCGGCAAGGTGGGGAGCCCACCCGGCTTGGAGACGGCGAGCAGCGAGGCGTCCTCGTACATCACGGCGAAGGTCAGGGGAACGTCCTCCTCCCGCCACGGCGGGCGCTGCCATTCGAGCAGCTGACCGGGGCGCACCTCCTCGGGGCCGAGGACAGGCAAGCCGTTCAGCCGAACCTCTCCCCCCTCCAGCCGGAGCTGCCACTCTGCCCGCGTGGAATGGCCGTAATGCCGCGTGAGGTGGTCGAGGACCGTCAGGCCCCGTGCCCGTCCCCCCAGTTCCTCGCGGTAGGTGTGGCCGCGGTTGAGGGTCATTGGGAAACAGGCCTCGGGCGCACCCCTCCAGAATAGGGTCGCCCGCGCTCATCCTTCTGGGGGACGCCCGCCCTCCTTCCCAGCGGGCAAGCTGGAAGGATGAGCCGCCCCCTGCGCCGCTTGCTGGTCTTCGCGCTTCTCGCCGGTCTGCTGGCACTGCTGTGGCCCGGCCTGCGGCTGGCGTGGCAGGGCGCGCAACTGGTGGGCGCGCCGGCTCCCACCACGCTGCCCAATCCCCTCCCAGGGCGGCGTTTTGCAGACACCTGGGCGGCGGCCCGCAGCGGAGGGCGGCGGCACGAGGGGGTGGACATCTTCGCGCCGCGCGGCACACCCATTCGCGCGACCACGCGCGGCTTTGTGGTGTACGTGGGGCACAATCCCCTGGGAGGCCGCACTGTCATGGTGCTGGGCCCCGGGCAGCAGCGGCACTATTACGCGCATCTGGACCGCTACCCCAATCTGCGGATGGGCCGCTGGATCGGGGCGGGTACGGTGGTGGGCTACGTGGGCGACAGCGGGAACGCGAAGGGTACGCCCACGCACCTGCATTACGGCATCTATACCCCGTCCGGGGCAATCAATCCTTACCCGCTGCTGCAAAACCCCTAGGAAGGTGTGGGTGGAGGCTTACACCTGTGGCCACCGCCGTATGGCCGCGCCGCGAGAGGCGCTCAGGGGCGAGTCCTGCGGCCCCCTCAGGCGAACCAGCCCCGGTGCGCGCCCGTCAATTCCCGGCGCACAGAGTTGAGACACCCGCGGTGCAAAACCACGGGCACAGTCGGCGCGCCACACCGCCCCCTGCGCCAGCAGCGCTCGCGCCCGGACGGCTGCCTGACCCCCGCTCCCCCCCAGGGCGAAAGGCGTGAGGTCATGCCGGGGAGCGGGAATGGGGAGCGGCGCAGCGCCTCCTCCCGGTGACCTGCGGCCTAAGTGTTCCACTCGCGCCGCAGGTCACCGGGTTGAAGGGACAGTTCCAGCGCCACCGTTTCTGCCGCCTGTCTGACCCGCACGGGCGTGGAGCAGAAGACCCGCTCGAAGATGGGGGAATGTGAGCGCCAGTATTCGGCGAGCGCCGGCGCGATGCCCATGTTCTGTTGGCGGCGAGTCACCGCAGCCCCCGTGAACCCCCTCGTCGTCCGCGCGGCTGTGGCCGTGGCGCAGGAAGGTGAGGTGAAGTTCGGTCATTCCAGCTCCTTGACATAGTGGGCCAAGGTATTGCCAGACCCGTCCAGGAACTGCTGCTCCTCCAACCCCTGAAAGGCGAAACCCTGGGTTTCATACAGGCTTCCCTTCATGGAGGCCCACCAGCAGCAGAGCGGGCGGGGCGTAGCTGCCCGGGAGAGCGTAGACATCGGCAAGAAACTCGGGGCGAAGGACGCCAAAACGTTCGGTGAGTCCCGAGAGGATCACGTTGCGGGCCGCTTCTGCCGTTTGCTCCGAGACGGGTTCAAAATGCAGGGTCATAAGGACTGGGGTTCGCCCGCGATGAAATAACGGTCCAGCCCGAGCGGACGTGCAACGCGGCGCAGCAGAGGGGGCAGGAAAAACGGTGACACAGAGGCGTGGAATCACCGGAGCCCAGGGGATGATCCGCAAACCGCATCACGCCCTCCTCACGGCCAGAATCACCCGTTCCGTCCGGCTGACCTCCACCTCCGAGCAGAGCAAGTTGGGGTGCGCCCACAGGGCTTCCCGCTCGGGATCGCCCGCGTACAGCGCTTCGGGCAGGCGGGCGGGTGGGCTGAAATTGTCCAGCACCAGCACACCGCCGGGCTTAAGCGCGCCCACCAGCAGGTCCAGGCTGGCCGTCTCCCGTTTGGCCGGGGCACAGTCGCTGAAGATCAGGTCGAAGGGGCCGGACGCCAGCGCTCGGCGCCAGTCACCCGCGAGGACTGTGGCCCGCCCGTCTCCGGCCAATACGGCCCGCGCCGCATCCGCCCGTGCAGCATCAAGTTCTGCCGTAATCAGCCGTGAGCTGGCGTTCATCCCCGCGAGCAGCCACGCTGCGCCTGCACCCGTCCCGCTCCCCAGCTCGGCAAACATACCACCGGGACGCGTCGCTGCCAGCGAGCGGAGAAGTTGGCCCGTTTCCAGACTGCTCGTGCGGTCAAAGCCCAGACGTCCCGCTGCGCCCAGGGCCACCTGAACCCTCCCGGGCAGGGCCAGTCCCGGAGGGGTCTCGCCCCTCGCGGCCAGCACCTGCCGCAGCTGAATGTCATTGGCCCAGGGGAGGGCACGGGGGTTGATCCAGGCGACAGGGCGGCCCTCGGGGCTGGGCGACAGCGAGAGCAGGCGGGCCGGGTAACAGAGCGAGTCCGCGCCGGACGAGCCGCGCAGCGTCACCGCTTCCCCCGTTACCTCCACCCGCGCGCCGCATTCCTCCCAGGCTTCGCGGACGGCGGCCTCAGCGCCCGTCTCTTCTGGATCAATGCCGCCGCCCGGTAGAGTCCAGCCGCCCCACTCCAGTCCGGTCATCAGCACCTGGCCCCCGTGTTCCACGTACACGCATGCCCGGCCCGTGCGGTTCGGCGAGGGCGAGAGCTTAGGCGCCGCGCCGTCTGGCTCCAGCGGCTCTGGCTCCAGCGGCCAGCAGCCGCCCTCCACCTCCACGGGTTTTCCCAGCAGCGCGGCCAGGGCCTCCACCAGCGGAGCCCCGCGCCCGCGCAGGGCGGCGAGCGTGCCCCCGTCGTGCAGGCGGAGAGCAAACTGCACGTCCTCCGCGTACTTGTCGAAGTGTGTCAGAAAGGGGCCGAGGCGGTCATGCCCTTCCCGGAGAAAACTCACCAGCGCCAGGCGCAACGCCGCCCGCTGGACCACTTCTGGCGCGCGCTCCACCCGAATGCCCTTGCGGGAGACATACGGGTCATCGGTCAGCAGCCGCGTGCAGCCTGCCCAGGGATCGGGAGCGGCGTAGGCCACGCCGCGAATGCTGCTCATGGCGATGGCCCCGGCACACTGCGGGCAGGGCTGCACGGTGGTCAGCACGGTCCAGCCGTACACCTCAGGGCGCGGCACGCCCTCCAGGTCCAGCAGGGCGTTGATCTCCGCGTGCGCCAGATCGTGCCCGCCGATTACTCCCCCCGCCGCCCGCCGCACTTCACCCAGCCGGTTGCGTCCCCGGGCGATCACCCGCCCCCCGGCGTCCACGACGACAGCGCCAATGGCGTACGAACCGAGGACGTAGGCCGTCCACGCCTGATGCAGCGCGGCGAGCCAGGCCACCGAGAAACCCGGCTGAACGCTGACCGCCAAGGGCTGGCCGCTTCCCCTCACAACTCGCCCCTGTAGCGCTCCACCAGTCCGTCCAGCGCCTCCCGCAGCAGGCTGGCCTCGGTTCGGCCCAGCGCGCCCGAGAGCTTGGCAAGGCGCTCAAGCTGGCTTTTGGGGTAGTAGTTGCTCTTGAGGACCATCTTGCTCTCCACGTAGATGCAGGCCCGGCCACGCCCCTCGCGCTTGGCCCGCAGCAAGGCCTCGTCCGCCGCCCGGTAGAGGTCATAGAAGCTGTGGGCGTGGGCCGGACGCGCGGCCAAGCCAACGCTCAGACCCAGGGCGCGCGGCCAATGGGGATCGCGGTGGATGTGAAAGTGCTTGATGACCTCGTCGAAGAGGATCAGGGCTGTTTCCGGGCCAGTCTCGGGCAGGAGTGCCGCGTACTCATCGCCGCCCATCCGGCCAATGACGGTGCCGCTGGGCAGGCTGCCCGTGAGGAGGCGCTCCACCACCCGGAG is a genomic window containing:
- a CDS encoding GGDEF domain-containing protein gives rise to the protein MPRPHILLRPAFEEAFEKLGNASLTLAVLDLDHFKAVNDSLGHTEGDRVLRVVERLLTGSLPSGTVIGRMGGDEYAALLPETGPETALILFDEVIKHFHIHRDPHWPRALGLSVGLAARPAHAHSFYDLYRAADEALLRAKREGRGRACIYVESKMVLKSNYYPKSQLERLAKLSGALGRTEASLLREALDGLVERYRGEL
- a CDS encoding deaminase, whose protein sequence is MRGSGQPLAVSVQPGFSVAWLAALHQAWTAYVLGSYAIGAVVVDAGGRVIARGRNRLGEVRRAAGGVIGGHDLAHAEINALLDLEGVPRPEVYGWTVLTTVQPCPQCAGAIAMSSIRGVAYAAPDPWAGCTRLLTDDPYVSRKGIRVERAPEVVQRAALRLALVSFLREGHDRLGPFLTHFDKYAEDVQFALRLHDGGTLAALRGRGAPLVEALAALLGKPVEVEGGCWPLEPEPLEPDGAAPKLSPSPNRTGRACVYVEHGGQVLMTGLEWGGWTLPGGGIDPEETGAEAAVREAWEECGARVEVTGEAVTLRGSSGADSLCYPARLLSLSPSPEGRPVAWINPRALPWANDIQLRQVLAARGETPPGLALPGRVQVALGAAGRLGFDRTSSLETGQLLRSLAATRPGGMFAELGSGTGAGAAWLLAGMNASSRLITAELDAARADAARAVLAGDGRATVLAGDWRRALASGPFDLIFSDCAPAKRETASLDLLVGALKPGGVLVLDNFSPPARLPEALYAGDPEREALWAHPNLLCSEVEVSRTERVILAVRRA